GGCATTGGGCTCTGCTCCCAGGTTCAACAGATCCTCCACAATCAGGGGCTGGTTGGCAGCAGCCGCCACCAGGAGAGGGGTCTGCAGGCCACAGGAGAAGTCAGGTTGGGCTCCTGGTTCCCTCCCGTCAGAAAACCAGGCTCCCAGCCCCATCCCCCCTCAGCCCCAGGAGCTCACCCCCCATTCCCCTCTTCTCTAGGATCCAGGGGTCCAGGCCCCAGGCTCCTTCctcccctgaacccaggagagTTCAGGCCCCAAGCCTCACCTTGCCCTTATGCTCACGAATGTCAAGACGCCGGTACACCTGGAGCACCTCAGCCGCAGCATATGCCGCCCAGCGCAGCCCCCGAGCCGCAAACAGGTGAAGGAGCCTGAGGACAGGTGGGGGACAGCCGTGAGAACAGCCCCCACCAAGCCAAGAGTCTGCAGACAACCCTATCCCTTATACTCACGTGTCCCCCTCCTCatcctgggccagcagctgctgtggccCCAAAGCCAGCATGTGAGCTCGGGCCACCTCCAGCGATGGTCCAGGGACCACAGCGGGGAACTGTGGGGGTCCTGAAGGGGGTGCAGAAACTCTCCAGGGTCCAGCCTGTGGCAGAGAAGATCCTACATAGAACTGGGTGTCTGGGGGGTCCTGGAGGGTGCAGGTGGTGGGGAGACCCAGTCAGCTGAGAATTCCTCCATCCCaagccaccacacacacatctgcATGCAGAGCCCCTGGGTATCCCATCTATGCCAAGTGACCTTGGACCTTTAGGCCTCAGTTTTGCCCACCTGgaaaagggtatttttttttttcggtgacagagtcttgctctgtcacccaggctggagtgcagcagtgcaatctctactcactgcaatctctacctcctgggttcaagcaattcccctgcctcagcctcccgagtagctaggattacaggcgtgcgccactacacccagctaatttttttatttttggtttcaccatgttggccaagctggtctcaaacgcctgacctcaagtgatccgcctgcctcagcctcccaaagtgctgggattacaggtgtgagccaccacgcccggcctggaaaAGGGAATCGTAACTGAGCTCCAGACATCTCAGAATACTGCAGGAGTGCAACTGCGAATTTTTAGGGGCCCTTCAGCATCCTGTACCCACTCTGTATCTCACCTCCATGCCCTGGGGAAATGGGCACGGCTGCCCTGGGTCCGAGGGTGGGTAGAAGTCAGGAGGCAGGAAATTTTCGGCAGCAGAAGCAGGGCAAGAGTAGGGGCTGTCAGTGTAGGCAGCATGCGTGTTGGGGTCCCAGTCTGGAAAGCCCAGGCTGCTAGGTCCAGAACCCACAGTCTCCGAGTGTGCTGGGAAGGGAGGGTGGCCTGCGTGTAagaggaggggcaggggcaggtctGGTTACCAGAGTTGGGGACGTCACATCCAGGGCTAGAGGGCCTGGCGTCTCCCAAGGTACTGAGAGTTAGTACTTCTGGGACACCAAGCTCCCGGGACCTGGATTCCTGGGACACTGAGGAATTgagggcctggactcctggggcACTAAAAAGGCTGAGCCTGGGCCCTGGGGCTCCGTAGGACTATGTGCATAGACTACTGGACTCAAGAGAACCTAGGAAATCAGACTGCTACTGAGTTCCAGCAAGAATGAGGGcctaccagcctaggcaacatagccagaccccgtttctacaaaaatttaaaaaattagccaagcaagGTGGCatcgcctgtggtcccagctacttgggaggctgaggcgggaggatcacttgagcccagaaggttgaggctgcagtgagccagatagcgccactgcactccagtgccagggcaacagagtgagatcctgtctcagaaaaaaaaaaaaaagggaagaatgagGGCCTGACTCCCAGGTGTCCCAAAGTTCTGAGAGCTGCGATGTCTGAGTCCCTTAGGGAAGGGGGATGGGGAGGCCGGGAGCTGAGAGAACTTACCAGTCACAGCCTCATTCACAGATGGGGTCAGGGGCTGCTCTGGGGGAGGGAGAAATTGTCCCTGTAGAGACAAAAGCAAAAAGGAACCCAGGTGACTTTATCTGGCAGATTCCTCCGGGTCTGTCTCGGATCTATAAGACATTTCGGTCAGGACCACCCCTCTCATCAGCCCCGAGGGCCCGGCAAGCCGCTGAGTCCCTACGGGACAGCACGGGGCCTCCGGAGAGCTGTGGCTCCCTGGCCTCACCTGCACCCCGCCAGCGtcgggctgctgctgctggcggCGCCTCTGCTCTTCCAGAAGCTTCTTCACGGTTTGCGTTGGGCAGTGGCTGCGCTCACCCCTGCTCACTGTGCgggagaggagagggggaagTCATCAAGGGTCCTTAAGTCACCTAAATGCCGCGGGGGTGGCGCGCGGGGAGTGGGTTTGGGCACCCTCCTCGCCCTCCCGCGCGGAAAAACTGGCACATAGATGCCGCCTGACTCCTCCAAAGCCATTAGAAGATTTGGGGTGGGGCATCCGCCTCCGCCGTTTCCTTCCTTTTGCTCCGCACTTTCCCTCTGACCCAACTTTCCACCACCGTCGCGGAAAGtgaggaagggggaggagggcACCCCTCTGCAGCAACCACCCCACTTCCGTAAAAAAATTCCACCCCCAGATATCCAAGTTTTGAAGTCAGCGGGTTGGTGGGGGGCCGGCGCCAGGCGTCACTCCCTAGACTCACATCCAGGTTCCCaacatttttttccctagaaCCTGACCCGGAAATCAGGAGTCCCCAGCGCCCCTCCTCGAGAAGTCAAAGGCCTCACCccgggccgggagcggtggctcacgcctgtaatcccaacactttgagaggccaaggggggcggatcacctgaggtcaggtggccaacatggtgaaaccccgtctctactaaaaatataaaaattagccgggcgtggtggcaggcggctGTATATCCCAGGTGAGGCAGgggaaacacttgaacccgggaggcggaggttgaggttgcagtaagcggagatcgcgctactgcactccagcctgggcgacagagagagactccattaaaaaaaaaaaaaaaaaaaaaaaaaggcccatcCATACAGTCTCTTTTTCAGGCCCCAGGAATCTGGACCCTCAGTTCCTTCCTCTCTAGGACCTGGGAGCCCCAGTTCCCAAACTCCTTCCCACGACTCAGAAAGACAGAACCCTCACCCTTCCGAGCCTGGGTTCCGGCGGAGGAAGGGTTAAGTGGGGATtgcgcggggcgggggcgggaggAGGTGGCTCGGAAACAGCCCCGACGCGGCGCGCTGACGCCACGGCGCTCACGCAAGGGAATCTTccatcctccccttccccccaagtccTGTGCCCCAGGTGTCCTGCTCCGAGGCGGGGCGCGCGGCCGATCGTGGCGCTCGTGGAATCCCCGCGCAAGGGGAATTCCTGCTCAGCCCCGCACGGGTGGCCATCCGGAAATCCCAGGGCGGGGCAGAGGCAGGGTCACCGCCAGCGTAGACCCTGAGGCCAGGCTCCGGACCCTTCCCCACCGAGACCCACGCCGATTTTAAGCAAccacgccccccccccccccccccgcactCAGCCTAGTCCCTGCTTCTAGGGGTAGGAGTCTCGGTTGCCAGCAACCCCTAGCACCTCCAAGGACCCAGAGATCCAGCCTCCCAAGCCTCCCAGCCCTTGCACCCTCGGGGCCCTGCGATCCTGGATCCCCAGGCCCCTGCACCCCCAGGACCCAGAAGTCTGGGATCCCAGCCGCCCCTCTGTCACGATCCACGATCCCCTCCTCCTCCAAACACCTAGGGCCCTCACTCTCGGGATAAAGGACTGACGCTTCAGCTCCGTCCCTCAGGGCCTCGGGAGTCTTTCGATCCTCAGTCCCTCACTCTCTTAGGGGGCCGAACGCGTCCTGCCCGCGCCCATTACCTCGGGGATTCCGTGGCGTGGATTGCGGGCCCCCAGGGCCGCGGCCTCGGCGCTGCGCCAGCCTCGCTGTTTCCCCCGCGGAGCCGCCGCCGGGTCCCCGATCTTGGGTCCGGTACCCGCGAGTTTTTAAACTAGGGGTTATGGCACCGCCCAGTCCTGGGCAGGGCCCGCCCACAGGCCTGGGAGTCCCCGGGTCGCGCTCCGGCGAACGCAGTCCCTGAATGGGCGCGGCGGACTTGGGAGGCGGACTACTCAGTCCCCCCGGGAAGGAGGGAGCTGGGGTCCAGATCTTTGCTCTGAAGGAGCCTAGGGCACCGGGCTCCAAGAGGAGGGAGAAACCGGGGGgcctggatttcttttcttttctttttcttttttttcttttcttttttttttttttttttttttgttgttgtttttgagaaggagtctctgtcgcccaggctggagtgcaatggtgcgatctctgcaaactccgcctcctgaattaaagcgattctcctgcctcagcctcccgagtagctgacactacaggtgctggacaccatgcctggctaatttttgtatttttaggagagatggggtttcaccgtgttggccaggctggtctcgaactcctggcctcaggtgacccgcctgccttggcctcccaaagtgctgggattacaggcttgagccatggtgcctggctggGGCCTGGATTTCTGGGTCTGTGTCTAAGGGGGTGCTGGAGGctttgtctcctgggtcctgcccaTGGGGGTAGGGGTAGGAGTGGGgatggagatggggtgggggcagggagaatATTACTGGGTCCAGAGGGAGGCAGGACTGGGGGTCTAGACTCCCAGAGGAAGGGTCTGTGGGTAAGGGTATAGGGTGTGGCtcaatttctccctctcccctacaTCACCCTTTTTAGAGGTCTggtttcatttactcattcatcatttaaaataatttattgcagCAGAGGAGGCATTTTGCTGTGTATTGTGAACTAAGCAGGCAGGAATTCCCAGCCCTGGAGCTGGCATTCCAGTGGGAGGCCACTCTCAGTTTCACTTGGTGACCTTTCACAGCACTGACCATGTTGGCCCTATTTCTCccctgcttgcttgcttttctattttattttattattacatttttattgttagagagagggtctcattctgtcgcccaggctggagtgcagtggcaaagtggtgagatctcggctcactgcaacctccacttgcctcagtctcccaagtagctgggattacaggagcctgacaccatgcccgggtaatttttgtatttttgtagagacggggtttcaccatattggcttgaactcctgatctcaggtgatccccccaccttggcctcccaaagtgctgggattacaggcatgagccactgcggtgGCCTCTCCCCTGCTTTCAAGATGCCATGCTCTCAGGGgtcccctccctctttctccattTCCCTGGCAAagttcctcctcttcccccattCAGTGTGTGTTGTGATAGGGGCAGAATCCTGTCTGCACTCACTTCCTTGGTGATCTCACCCAGTCTTGTGGCTTTAAGTACCATCCATAAGCCATCAACCCCCAAATTTACATCTCCAGACCAGCCTTATCCCCTGAACTCCTAAATGCAGTGAGGTTATTCAGCATCTCCACAGGGAGATTGTCAGGCATTTCCAACCCTGTATGCCCAAACCTCGTCACTTTCCCCGCAAACCCACTTCCCTACCTTTCATCTCTGCCAGCAGACACTCCCATCTTCTCAGCGTTTCATGCCAGAAGGCTTGGCTGTCTAGGATCCCTCTCAAACACACCCACATTCATTTAATCAGCAAATTTTCTTGGCCCTACCTCCAAAATATTTCCAGATCTCCCTAGCCTGCACACCCTTGCCACCTGTCATTCCCACTTGGACCAGGCCAGCAGCCTCCCTGGTCTCTCTGACCCTCCCCCTGAGTTCGTTCACCAAAGGCAGTAACGGAGACACCCCCTCAACACACACAGGAAGCAGATGGCCTTGACACCAGCAGGGTGACATCCGCTATTGCTACTTCTCTGCTCCCCCACAGTTCCTCTGGACTTCTCTGGACCACAGTCCTCTGCCAGACCCCTGCCAGACCCCAGTCCACCATGATCCATCTGGGTCACATCCTCTTCCTGCTTTTGCTCCCAGGTGAAGCCAGTGGTTACAGGGGATGGTAGGCAGAGCGTTTGTGAGATGGGTGCTTGGGTGACGTCTGCAGGGACGGGTGATGAAAGTGGGGTTCTTCTCCCTGCACCCCTTCCCTTCTGGGAGATCCATTCTGCTTCAGGGCCTGGGTCCTTGGGGGCGGAAGGGGGTGAGACAGGGAGTTCTGGAGGGGCTGCCTGTTAGCGTCCCCTTCTCATGGCTGGGTCTCTGCTGCCACTTCCAATTTCTTGTCACTCTCCATGTCTCTGGGAGTCCCCTTCCCATGTGGTCCTGTTCCATCTCTCCAGCCTGGAGATTACTTCTCAGGACACTACCTTTCCTTCTCTACACcctattttttggtttgtttattttgagatggggtcttgctctgttgtccaggctggagtgcagtggcacaatcacggctcacggcagccttgacttcctgggctcaggtgatcctcccagctcagcctcccgagtaactgggattacaggtgtgaaccaacacttccagctaatttttgtatttcttgtagagacgaggtctcactatgttgcccaggctggtctcgaactcctgggctcaagcgatcttcctgcctcggcctcccaaagtgctgggatgacaggcgtgagccacggtgccaggCTGAGCATTCTGTTTTGTGGACCTTCTCTCCACCCTCATccaccttctttctctttccacagtggctgcagctCAGACGACTCCAGGAGAGAGATCATCACTCCCTGCCTTTTACCCTGGCACTTCAGGTATCACTTCCACCCCAGAAGCTTGGCCAGAGGCTCCCAGAACACCCCAGTGGTTCTCCAGGTCACCATCCCACCTCCCGTCCCCAAATCAGAGGATCCGTGTCCTTCTCCGAGTCCCAGAATCAGCGACCCCCAGCCTGTGTTCAGGAGCACCCCGTGTGCCCGCCGCACAGCCCCGAGGGTCCTGGGACACCCCAGCCTCTCTGCATCTGTCTCCCGTTTCATTCCCCAAGCGCAACTCCAAGGAACCTGGGACCCGCCCCCTCGCAGGGGACTTCCTCTCTGCCTGTGGCCAAAGCACAGCCCCAGGACGCAGAGCTTGAGTTGTCTCCCTGTTCCGGCCCCCACTCTCCAGGCTCTTGTTCCGGATGTGGGTCCCTCTCTCTGCCGCTCCTGGCAGGCCTCGTGGCTGCTGATGCGGTGGCATCGCTGCTCATCGTGGGGGCGGTGTTCCTGTGCGCACGCCCACGCCGCAGCCCCGCCCAAGGTGAGGGCGGAGATGGGCGGGGCCTGGAAGGTGTATAGTGTCCCTAGGGAGGGGGTCCCAGGGAGGGGGCCCTTGGGGAAGCCCTGGAGGAGGTGCTGGGGAAACCCTGGGGGAGGTGCCTGGGGGAACCCCTGAGGAAACCCCTGAAGCAGGGGGTCCCCAGGGAAGTGGAGATATGGGTGGTCAAGCTTCATGCTTTCTCTCCCCTATCCCCAGAAGATGGCAAAGTCTACATCAACATGCCAGGCAGGGGCTGACCCTCCTGCAGCTTGGACCTTTGACTTCTGACCCTCTCATCCTGGATGGTGTGTGGTGGCACAGGAACCCCCGCCCCAACTTTTGGATTGTAATAAAACAATTGAAACACCTGTAGTCGTATTCTTTCTCAAAGAACCCCAGAGTTCCCAAAGCCTCCCTCCCATGAACTGTTTCTGGATCCAAGGCCCCCTCAGAACCCCCACATGTCCCCATCCCATCAGCCCAAGGATCTGGCATAATGTTTTTGTGCTTCATGTTTATTTTAGGAGAGTATTGGGGAGCGGTCTGGTCTCTCAGGGATGGCACTCTGTGGGTCTGTATCGCGGTAGGAGTTGGAATGAGGTGCAGGGTGGGCTTCAGGAATGGCTGGATCCAGGTATCATGTTGCTGACTGTCATGATTCGGGCTCATTTGTAATACGGCCTCTGTGTGTTGAGGTCGCTGTAGACATCCGACCTCTGACCCTGGAGCTCCTAAAGGAATGGGGGCCATCAGTGGAAGGGACCCACCAAATAAAATCCAGCCTTCTCCCAGTGGCCTGCAAGGCCCCTGGCAGCTTCTTCAGCCTTATAGCCATGAAAGAGATCCGGATTTTATTCAAGTACATTCAATGTTCCCCCTTCTCCTCTGCCTCATCAGTGTGCCCCAGCCTCAGGGTCCCTGCgtgtgctgtttcctctgcctaaaACTCTGTTCCCCTAGATCCCCTCTcccttcaagtctcagctcacgtcacctcctcagagaggcatTTCTCAATTTCCCCTCTGTAGTTTCTTCCCCCCACACTCcagccactgtaaaaaaaaaaaaaaaagcctgtttatttcctttactgtgcctcccaaaattattttatttgttcatttgctttaagTTTGTCTTAACTAGGATATAAACTCTGTCACTGTGTCCCCAGCATTTAGCACTTATAGGTGCTAGACACATCCACAGAGGGAATAAATACATCCGGGTAATGCTTTGCCCTAAAATTTCACTGCCACCAGTAACTGGAAGGGCCCCTCGGTCTTCTGGATATCACAGAGCCAAACCTGAGATTCTTAGACTTCACAAAGAAACTTTATCCACAAGTGAGGTGAATAGGCAAAGCTGGTTGCAGACAATATATCAGACTTCACACAGCAGTGTTCACACTTGGGGTAGGGGGAGGATCTATGTGGCCCCCAGGGGCAGGCCTCAGACAGAAACCCTAAAATCATATATGATGACTAGTCTGGGCGTGCATTCTTCAGGGGAGAGGTCTTAGAGAATCTCATGACCCCCTAAAGGGTTAAAAAGGAACATTGACAGAGAGGGGGATAGATGACTAGATTCTCTTGTATActctatagtttttaaaaagagcttcagccaggcatggtgactcatgcctataatcccagcactttgggagaccgaggtaacaggatctcttgagcccaggagtttgagaccagcctgggcaacatagtgagaacctatctctactttaaaaaaaaaaaaaaaattaaggccgggcgcggtggctcacacctctaatcccagcactttgggagggaaaggtgggcggatcacgaggtcaggagattgagaccagcctggccaacatagtgaaaccccatctctactaaaaatacaaaaattagccgggtgtggtggcatgcacctgtagttccagctactcgggaggctcaggcaagagaatcgcttgaacctgggaggtggaggttgcagtgagctgagaccacaccattgcactccagcctgggtgacagaatgagactccatctcaaaaaaaaaaaaaaattaaagtagagaaagaaaaaagagcttcAAGAATACTCAACCAGCATGGTtgcttgagcctgtaatcccaagattttcggaggctgaggcgggaggatcacttgagactgggagtttgagaccagctggggcaacatagtgagacccctgtcttttttttttttttgagatggagtctcactctgtcgcccaggctcactgcaacctccgccccctgggttcaagcgattctcttgcctcagcctcctgagaagctggaattacaggcgcatgacaccatgcccagctaatttttgtatttttagtagagatggggtttcaccatcctggcctggctggtcttgaactcctgacctcgtgatccacccaccttggcctcccaaagtgctgggattacaggtgtgtgccaccatgcctggccaaaaaaaaattttttttaattataaagaacATTTACACTGCTCTCAGATTATATgcacaattttgtattttttgtgtagaTTTTTCTGGGAGTCTAGATTTTCTTAGTTTCTCAAAGGGATGAAGGGTCCTCAAACCCAAAAAAGAGATTCTAGGACTCCTCTCTTTAGAGTTACCAAGGTAGGGCTGAATGACATTCTCTGCCCTACTGAGAGCGTCTCCCAGAAATCAGTCGTCCTAGGGCTGGGTTTCTTCCAGAAAATTCCTGGCCTGACTTCTGGCAAGGCCTGTGTTTACACTTACAAAGGCAAagccacccttttttttttctttttaactcttcacgcttttttttttttgacagagttttcctcttgttgcccaggctggagtgcaattgcgtgatcttggctcactgcaacctccgcctcctgggtcaaaggattctcctgcctcagcctcccaagtagctgggattacaggcatgcgttaccacgcccagctaattttgtatttttagtagagacagggtttcaccatgttggtctcgaactcctgacctcaagtgatccacccgcctctgtctcccaaagtgctgggattacaggtttgagtcaccgtgcccagcccctcttCACACATTTTAAGCTGACCATAAGCTTGTGGTTGATCATTCGGCCCAGTTTTGGACAGATGTCCCATGTGCCTTCAAGGTTTGGGGGTGCTTTAGGCAGAGTGGCTTTGAGGTCCCTCTGATGGCATGAAGGAGTATCTGGGGCAGATATCCCTGGCAGGAGTGAAATGTGAGGAGGACAGTCTGGTTTTCTCACC
The DNA window shown above is from Homo sapiens chromosome 19, GRCh38.p14 Primary Assembly and carries:
- the NFKBID gene encoding NF-kappa-B inhibitor delta isoform 3 (isoform 3 is encoded by transcript variant 3); protein product: MWVCLRGILDSQAFWHETLRRWECLLAEMKVSRGERSHCPTQTVKKLLEEQRRRQQQQPDAGGVQGQFLPPPEQPLTPSVNEAVTGHPPFPAHSETVGSGPSSLGFPDWDPNTHAAYTDSPYSCPASAAENFLPPDFYPPSDPGQPCPFPQGMEAGPWRVSAPPSGPPQFPAVVPGPSLEVARAHMLALGPQQLLAQDEEGDTLLHLFAARGLRWAAYAAAEVLQVYRRLDIREHKGKTPLLVAAAANQPLIVEDLLNLGAEPNAADHQGRSVLHVAATYGLPGVLLAVLNSGVQVDLEARDFEGLTPLHTAILALNVAMRPSDLCPRVLSTQARDRLDCVHMLLQMGANHTSQEIKSNKTVLHLAVQAANPTLVQLLLELPRGDLRTFVNMKAHGNTALHMAAALPPGPAQEAIVRHLLAAGADPTLRNLENEQPVHLLRPGPGPEGLRQLLKRSRVAPPGLSS
- the HCST gene encoding hematopoietic cell signal transducer isoform X1, which encodes MIHLGHILFLLLLPVAAAQTTPGERSSLPAFYPGTSAQLQGTWDPPPRRGLPLCLWPKHSPRTQSLSCLPVPAPTLQALVPDVGPSLCRSWQASWLLMRWHRCSSWGRCSCAHAHAAAPPKKMAKSTSTCQAGADPPAAWTFDF
- the NFKBID gene encoding NF-kappa-B inhibitor delta isoform 5 (isoform 5 is encoded by transcript variant 5; non-AUG (CUG) translation initiation codon), whose product is MAQRRGRGPGGPQSTPRNPRVSRGERSHCPTQTVKKLLEEQRRRQQQQPDAGGVQGQFLPPPEQPLTPSVNEAVTGHPPFPAHSETVGSGPSSLGFPDWDPNTHAAYTDSPYSCPASAAENFLPPDFYPPSDPGQPCPFPQGMEAGPWRVSAPPSGPPQFPAVVPGPSLEVARAHMLALGPQQLLAQDEEGDTLLHLFAARGLRWAAYAAAEVLQVYRRLDIREHKGKTPLLVAAAANQPLIVEDLLNLGAEPNAADHQGRSVLHVAATYGLPGVLLAVLNSGVQVDLEARDFEGLTPLHTAILALNVAMRPSDLCPRVLSTQARDRLDCVHMLLQMGANHTSQRQSLALSPRLECCGAITNHCSLDFLTSNIPSTSAS
- the NFKBID gene encoding NF-kappa-B inhibitor delta isoform 1 (isoform 1 is encoded by transcript variant 1; non-AUG (CUG) translation initiation codon), whose translation is MAQRRGRGPGGPQSTPRNPRVSRGERSHCPTQTVKKLLEEQRRRQQQQPDAGGVQGQFLPPPEQPLTPSVNEAVTGHPPFPAHSETVGSGPSSLGFPDWDPNTHAAYTDSPYSCPASAAENFLPPDFYPPSDPGQPCPFPQGMEAGPWRVSAPPSGPPQFPAVVPGPSLEVARAHMLALGPQQLLAQDEEGDTLLHLFAARGLRWAAYAAAEVLQVYRRLDIREHKGKTPLLVAAAANQPLIVEDLLNLGAEPNAADHQGRSVLHVAATYGLPGVLLAVLNSGVQVDLEARDFEGLTPLHTAILALNVAMRPSDLCPRVLSTQARDRLDCVHMLLQMGANHTSQEIKSNKTVLHLAVQAANPTLVQLLLELPRGDLRTFVNMKAHGNTALHMAAALPPGPAQEAIVRHLLAAGADPTLRNLENEQPVHLLRPGPGPEGLRQLLKRSRVAPPGLSS
- the HCST gene encoding hematopoietic cell signal transducer isoform 2 precursor (isoform 2 precursor is encoded by transcript variant 2), whose protein sequence is MIHLGHILFLLLLPVAAAQTTPGERSSLPAFYPGTSGSCSGCGSLSLPLLAGLVAADAVASLLIVGAVFLCARPRRSPAQDGKVYINMPGRG
- the HCST gene encoding hematopoietic cell signal transducer isoform X2, with the translated sequence MIHLGHILFLLLLPVAAAQTTPGERSSLPAFYPGTSAQLQGTWDPPPRRGLPLCLWPKHSPRTQSLSCLPVPAPTLQALVPDVGPSLCRSWQASWLLMRWHRCSSWGRCSCAHAHAAAPPKMAKSTSTCQAGADPPAAWTFDF
- the HCST gene encoding hematopoietic cell signal transducer isoform 1 precursor (isoform 1 precursor is encoded by transcript variant 1) yields the protein MIHLGHILFLLLLPVAAAQTTPGERSSLPAFYPGTSGSCSGCGSLSLPLLAGLVAADAVASLLIVGAVFLCARPRRSPAQEDGKVYINMPGRG